From the Peromyscus leucopus breed LL Stock chromosome 8b, UCI_PerLeu_2.1, whole genome shotgun sequence genome, one window contains:
- the Polr2a gene encoding DNA-directed RNA polymerase II subunit RPB1 — MHGGGPPSGDSACPLRTIKRVQFGVLSPDELKRMSVTEGGIKYPETTEGGRPKLGGLMDPRQGVIERTGRCQTCAGNMTECPGHFGHIELAKPVFHVGFLVKTMKVLRCVCFFCSKLLVDSNNPKIKDILAKSKGQPKKRLTHVYDLCKGKNICEGGEEMDNKFGVEQPEGDEDLTKEKGHGGCGRYQPRIRRSGLELYAEWKHVNEDSQEKKILLSPERVHEIFKRISDEECFVLGMEPRYARPEWMIVTVLPVPPLSVRPAVVMQGSARNQDDLTHKLADIVKINNQLRRNEQNGAAAHVIAEDVKLLQFHVATMVDNELPGLPRAMQKSGRPLKSLKQRLKGKEGRVRGNLMGKRVDFSARTVITPDPNLSIDQVGVPRSIAANMTFAEIVTPFNIDRLQELVRRGNSQYPGAKYIIRDNGDRIDLRFHPKPSDLHLQTGYKVERHMCDGDIVIFNRQPTLHKMSMMGHRVRILPWSTFRLNLSVTTPYNADFDGDEMNLHLPQSLETRAEIQELAMVPRMIVTPQSNRPVMGIVQDTLTAVRKFTKRDVFLERGEVMNLLMFLSTWDGKVPQPAILKPRPLWTGKQIFSLIIPGHINCIRTHSTHPDDEDSGPYKHISPGDTKVVVENGELIMGILCKKSLGTSAGSLVHISYLEMGHDITRLFYSNIQTVINNWLLIEGHTIGIGDSIADSKTYQDIQNTIKKAKQDVIEVIEKAHNNELEPTPGNTLRQTFENQVNRILNDARDKTGSSAQKSLSEYNNFKSMVVSGAKGSKINISQVIAVVGQQNVEGKRIPFGFKHRTLPHFIKDDYGPESRGFVENSYLAGLTPTEFFFHAMGGREGLIDTAVKTAETGYIQRRLIKSMESVMVKYDATVRNSINQVVQLRYGEDGLAGESVEFQNLATLKPSNKAFEKKFRFDYTNERALRRTLQEDLVKDVLSNAHIQNELEREFERMREDREVLRVIFPTGDSKVVLPCNLLRMIWNAQKIFHINPRLPSDLHPIKVVEGVKELSKKLVIVNGDDPLSRQAQENATLLFNIHLRSTLCSRRMAEEFRLSGEAFDWLLGEIESKFNQAIAHPGEMVGALAAQSLGEPATQMTLNTFHYAGVSAKNVTLGVPRLKELINISKKPKTPSLTVFLLGQSARDAERAKDILCRLEHTTLRKVTANTAIYYDPNPQSTVVAEDQEWVNVYYEMPDFDVARISPWLLRVELDRKHMTDRKLTMEQIAEKINAGFGDDLNCIFNDDNAEKLVLRIRIMNSDENKMQEEEEVVDKMDDDVFLRCIESNMLTDMTLQGIEQISKVYMHLPQTDNKKKIIITEDGEFKALQEWILETDGVSLMRVLSEKDVDPVRTTSNDIVEIFTVLGIEAVRKALERELYHVISFDGSYVNYRHLALLCDTMTCRGHLMAITRHGVNRQDTGPLMKCSFEETVDVLMEAAAHGESDPMKGVSENIMLGQLAPAGTGCFDLLLDAEKCKYGMEIPTNIPGLGAAGPTGMFFGSAPSPMGGISPAMTPWNQGATPAYGAWSPSVGSGMTPGAAGFSPSAASDASGFSPGYSPAWSPTPGSPGSPGPSSPYIPSPGGAMSPSYSPTSPAYEPRSPGGYTPQSPSYSPTSPSYSPTSPSYSPTSPNYSPTSPSYSPTSPSYSPTSPSYSPTSPSYSPTSPSYSPTSPSYSPTSPSYSPTSPSYSPTSPSYSPTSPSYSPTSPSYSPTSPSYSPTSPSYSPTSPSYSPTSPSYSPTSPNYSPTSPNYTPTSPSYSPTSPSYSPTSPNYTPTSPNYSPTSPSYSPTSPSYSPTSPSYSPSSPRYTPQSPTYTPSSPSYSPSSPSYSPTSPKYTPTSPSYSPSSPEYTPTSPKYSPTSPKYSPTSPKYSPTSPTYSPTTPKYSPTSPTYSPTSPVYTPTSPKYSPTSPTYSPTSPKYSPTSPTYSPTSPKGSTYSPTSPGYSPTSPTYSLTSPAISPDDSDEEN; from the exons ATGCACGGGGGCGGCCCCCCCTCCGGGGACAGCGCATGCCCGCTGCGCACCATCAAGAGAGTGCAGTTCGGAGTCCTGAGTCCGGATGAGTTG AAGCGGATGTCTGTGACAGAGGGTGGCATCAAATACCCAGAGACAACCGAGGGAGGTCGCCCCAAGCTTGGGGGACTAATGGATCCAAGGCAGGGGGTTATTGAGCGGACTGGCCGCTGCCAGACATGTGCAG GTAACATGACTGAGTGTCCTGGCCACTTTGGCCACATTGAACTGGCCAAGCCTGTGTTCCATGTGGGTTTCCTGGTGAAGACAATGAAGGTTTTGCGCTGTGTCTGCTTCTTCTGCTCCAAACTGCTCGTGGATTCC AACAACCCGAAGATTAAGGACATCCTGGCCAAATCGAAGGGGCAGCCCAAGAAACGTCTTACACATGTCTATGACCTTTGCAAGGGCAAAAACATCTGCGAAGGTGGAGAGGAGATGGATAACAAGTTTGGTGTGGAGCAGCCTGAGGGGGATGAGGATCTGACCAAAGAAAAG GGCCATGGTGGCTGTGGACGGTACCAGCCCCGGATCCGGCGCTCTGGCCTGGAGCTGTATGCTGAATGGAAGCATGTTAATGAAGACTCTCAGGAGAAGAAGATCTTGCTGAGTCCAGAACGAGTCCATGAAATCTTCAAACGCATCTCAGATGAGGAGTGTTTTGTTCTGGGCATGGAGCCTCGCTACGCCCGGCCTGAGTGGATGATTGTCACAGTGTTGCCTGTGCCGCCTCTCTCTGTCCGACCAGCTGTGGTGATGCAGGGGTCTGCCCGCAACCAG GATGATCTGACTCACAAACTGGCTGACATCGTGAAGATCAACAACCAGCTGCGGAGAAATGAGCAGAATGGCGCAGCTGCCCATGTCATCGCAGAGGATGTGAAACTCCTCCAGTTCCATGTGGCCACCATGGTGGACAATGAACTGCCCGGCTTGCCCCGT GCCATGCAGAAGTCTGGCCGCCCCCTCAAGTCCCTGAAGCAGCGGTTGAAGGGCAAGGAAGGACGGGTTCGGGGGAACCTGATGGGCAAACGCGTGGACTTCTCAGCCCGCACTGTCATCACCCCTGACCCGAACCTGTCCATCGACCAAGTCGGTGTGCCCCGCTCCATCGCTGCCAACATGACCTTTGCGGAGATTGTCACCCCGTTCAACATCGACAG GCTTCAGGAATTAGTACGCAGGGGAAACAGCCAGTATCCAGGAGCCAAGTACATCATTCGAGACAACGGTGATCGAATTGACTTGCGTTTCCATCCTAAACCCAGTGACTTACACCTGCAGACTGGCTATAAG GTGGAACGGCACATGTGTGATGGGGACATTGTTATCTTCAATCGTCAGCCAACCTTGCACAAAATGTCCATGATGGGACATCGGGTCCGCATCCTCCCCTGGTCTACTTTTCGCTTGAATCTTAG TGTGACAACTCCATACAATGCAGACTTTGATGGGGATGAGATGAATTTGCACCTGCCGCAGTCTCTGGAGACACGGGCAGAGATCCAGGAGTTGGCCATGGTGCCTCGAATGATTGTCACCCCTCAGAGCAATCGACCTGTCATGGGTATTGTGCAAGACACGCTCACGGCAGTACGCAAATTCACGAAGAGAGATGTCTTCTTGGAGCGG GGTGAAGTGATGAACCTTTTAATGTTCCTCTCCACGTGGGATGGGAAAGTCCCACAGCCAGCTATCCTCAAGCCCCGGCCGCTGTGGACAGGCAAGCAGATCTTCTCCCTCATCATACCTGGTCACATCAACTGCATCCGTACCCACAGCACCCATCCTGATGATGAAGACAGTGGCCCTTACAAGCACATCTCTCCTGGAGACACCAAA gtggtggtggagaatgGGGAGCTTATCATGGGCATCCTTTGTAAGAAGTCCCTGGGCACCTCAGCAGGCTCTCTGGTCCACATCTCCTACCTAGAGATGGGTCATGACATCACTCGCCTCTTCTACTCCAACATTCAGACTGTCATTAACAACTGGCTCCTCATTGAGG gtCATACCATTGGCATTGGGGATTCCATTGCTGATTCCAAGACTTACCAAGACATCCAGAACACCATTAAGAAGGCTAAACAAGATGTAATAGAG GTCATTGAGAAGGCTCATAACAATGAGCTAGAGCCCACCCCAGGGAACACGTTACGTCAGACATTTGAGAATCAGGTGAATCGCATCCTCAATGATGCTCGGGACAAAACCGGCTCCTCCGCCCAGAAATCCCTGTCTGAGTACAACAACTTCAAGTCCATGGTGGTGTCTGGGGCGAAAGGCTCCAAGATCAACATCTCTCAG GTCATTGCTGTTGTTGGGCAGCAGAACGTGGAGGGCAAACGGATCCCATTTGGATTTAAGCATCGGACTCTGCCTCACTTTATCAAGGATGATTATGGTCCTGAGAGTCGAGGCTTTGTAGAGAACTCATACTTAGCAGGTCTTACACCCACTGAGTTCTTCTTCCACGCCATGGGAGGACGAGAAGGTCTCATCGACACAGCCGTTAAGACTGCCGAGACTG GGTATATTCAGCGAAGGCTGATAAAATCCATGGAGTCCGTGATGGTGAAATATGATGCAACTGTGCGGAACTCCATCAACCAGGTGGTACAGCTGCGCTATGGAGAGGATGGCCTAGCAGGCGAGAGCGTTGAGTTCCAGAATCTGGCTACACTCAAACCTTCTAACAAAGCTTTTGAGAAGAA GTTCCGTTTTGATTATACCAATGAGAGGGCCCTGCGGCGCACTCTCCAGGAGGATCTGGTGAAGGATGTGCTGAGCAATGCACACATACAGAATGAGCTGGAACGGGAATTTGAACGGATGCGTGAGGATCGGGAAGTGCTCAGGGTCATCTTCCCAACTGGTGACAGCAAG gtGGTCCTCCCCTGTAACCTTCTGCGTATGATCTGGAATGCTCAGAAAATCTTCCATATCAACCCTCGCCTTCCCTCTGATCTGCACCCCATCAAAGTGGTAGAGG GAGTCAAGGAGTTGAGCAAGAAGTTGGTGATTGTGAACGGGGATGACCCACTAAGTCGGCAGGCACAGGAGAATGCCACGCTGCTCTTCAACATCCACCTAAGGTCCACGCTCTGCTCTAGACGCATGGCCGAGGAGTTTCGGCTAAGTGGAGAGGCCTTTGACTGGCTGCTTGGGGAGATAGAGTCCAAGTTCAACCAAGCCATT GCCCATCCTGGAGAAATGGTGGGCGCTCTGGCTGCACAGTCTCTTGGAGAACCTGCCACTCAGATGACTCTGAACACTTTCCACTATGCTGGTGTGTCTGCCAAGAACGTGACGCTGGGTGTACCTCGACTTAAGGAGCTCATCAATATTTCCAAGAAGCCAAAGACCCCTTCGCTCACTGTCTTCCTATTAGGCCAGTCTGCTCGAGATGCGGAGCGGGCCAAG GACATTCTGTGCCGCTTGGAACATACAACATTGAGAAAGGTGACAGCCAACACAGCCATCTATTATGACCCCAACCCCCAGAGCACAGTGGTGGCAGAGGACCAGGAGTGGGTGAACGTGTACTATGAGATGCCTGACTTTGATGTGGCCCGAATATCCCCCTGGCTCCTGCGTGTGGAGCTGGACCGCAAGCACATGACTGATCGGAAGCTCACCATGGAACAGATTGCTGAAAAAATCAACGCAG GTTTTGGCGATGATTTGAATTGCATCTTCAATGATGATAACGCAGAGAAGTTGGTCCTTCGTATCCGCATTATGAACAGTGATGAAAACAAGATGCAGGAG GAGGAAGAGGTGGTGGATAAGATGGATGATGATGTCTTCCTGCGGTGTATTGAGTCCAACATGCTGACAGATATGACCCTGCAGGGTATCGAGCAGATTAGCAAG GTGTACATGCACTTACCTCAGACTGACAACAAGAAGAAGATCATCATCACAGAAGACGGAGAGTTCAAGGCCCTGCAAGAGTGGATCTTGGAGACTGATGGTGTGAGCCTGATGCGGGTGCTGAGTGAGAAGGATGTGGACCCTGTGCGCACCACATCAAATGACATTGTGGAGATCTTTACG GTGCTGGGCATTGAGGCTGTGCGGAAGGCCCTGGAGCGGGAACTGTACCATGTCATCTCCTTTGATGGTTCCTATGTCAATTACCGGCATTTGGCTCTCTTGTGTGACACCATGACCTGTCGCGGCCACTTGATGGCCATCACTCGTCATGGAGTCAACCGCCAGGACACTGGACCACTCATGAAATGCTCCTTCGAGGAAACG GTGGACGTGCTTATGGAAGCAGCTGCCCACGGGGAGAGTGACCCCATGAAGGGAGTCTCTGAGAACATCATGCTGGGCCAGCTTGCTCCAGCTGGCACTGGCTGTTTTGACCTCCTGCTTGATGCTGAAAAGTGCAAATATGGCATGGAGATCCCCACCAATATTCCTGGCCTGGGGGCTGCTGGAC CTACTGGCATGTTCTTTGGCTCTGCACCCAGTCCAATGGGAGGAATATCTCCTGCAATGACACCCTGGAACCAGGGTGCAACCCCAGCCTACGGTGCCTGGTCCCCAAGTGTTG GGAGTGGGATGACCCCGGGAGCAGCTGGTTTCTCTCCCAGCGCTGCATCTGACGCCAGTGGCTTCAGCCCGGGTTACTCTCCGGCCTGGTCTCCCACACCAGGCTCTCCAGGCTCCCCTGGACCCTCAAGCCCGTACATCCCCTCACCAG GTGGTGCTATGTCTCCCAGCTACTCGCCAACATCACCTGCCTATGAGCCACGCTCCCCTGGGGGCTACACACCCCAGAGTCCCTCATACTCCCCAACTTCACCCTCCTACTCGCCGACCTCCCCATCCTACTCTCCAACCAGCCCCAACTACAGCCCCACCTCGCCCAGCTACTCTCCTACATCTCCATCCTACTCCCCGACTTCTCCCAGCTACTCCCCAACATCGCCAAGCTACTCCCCGACTTCTCCCAGCTACTCCCCAACATCGCCAAGCTACTCCCCAACATCTCCCAGCTACTCCCCGACTTCTCCCAGCTATTCCCCAACATCTCCCAGCTACTCCCCAACGTCTCCCAGCTACTCCCCAACGTCTCCCAGCtactctcccacctcccccagtTACTCACCGACATCTCCAAGCTATTCTCCGACATCTCCAAGCTACTCACCAACTTCTCCAAGTTACTCACCCACCAGCCCTAACTATTCTCCAACTAGTCCAAATTATACCCCAACATCACCCAGCTACAGCCCAACATCGCCTAGCTACTCACCTACTAGTCCGAACTACACACCGACCAGCCCTAACTACAGCCCAACCTCTCCAAGCTATTCCCCAACTTCACCCAGCTACTCCCCCACCTCGCCAAGCTACTCCCCCTCCAGCCCGCGGTACACGCCACAGTCCCCAACCTACACACCAAGCTCTccgagctacagccccagctcaCCAAGTTATAGCCCCACTTCACCCAAGTATACCCCAACCAGTCCTTCCTACAGCCCCAGCTCACCGGAGTACACCCCTACCTCTCCCAAGTACTCACCTACAAGCCCCAAATATTCACCCACTTCTCCCAAGTACTCCCCTACCAGCCCCACTTACTCCCCTACCACCCCAAAATACTCCCCGACCTCTCCTACGTACTCACCGACCTCTCCAGTCTACACCCCGACCTCCCCCAAGTACTcgcctaccagccccacctactcccccacttcccccaagtactcccccaccagccccacctactcccccacctctcccaagGGTTCCACTTACTCTCCCACTTCCCCTGGCTACTCGCCCACTAGCCCCACCTACAGCCTCACCAGCCCAGCCATCAGCCCGGATGACAGCGATGAGGAAAATTGA
- the Slc35g6 gene encoding solute carrier family 35 member G6 — protein sequence MAEALKGIRQPDPGGEEEVQEELDAGYPYSNLPDFTQPSPPSTPASLPSDHRCGPSDATKGLFVALLGGGLSAGFVGPFSRMAYQTSHLPSLELLIFRCLFHLPIALLLKFRGDPLLGPRDVRVRAFLHAMLNVLSIGCAYSAVQVVPAGNAVTVRKGSSTVCSALLALCLESQGLSGYAWCGLFGSTLGLIIIVGPGLGTLQEGTTGLYTALGYVLAFLGGLALSLGLQVYRSLHFPSCLPTVAFLFGLVGLTVSLPGLFVLQTPVLPQDPLSWSCVVAVGLLALVSFVCVSYAVTKAHPALVCAVLHSEVVVALMLQYYVLYEAVAPSDIMGAGVVLGSIAVITAQNLSCEKEGQMEE from the exons ATGGCTGAAGCTCTGAAGGGGATCAGGCAACCGGacccaggaggagaggaggaagtccAAGAAGAGTTG GATGCCGGTTATCCCTATTCCAACTTACCTGACTTCACCCAGCCATCACCGCCCTCCACTCCAGCCAGCCTCCCCTCGGACCATCGCTGCGGGCCCTCCGATGCCACCAAGGGTCTGTTTGTGGCCCTGCTAGGTGGAGGACTGTCTGCTGGCTTCGTGGGCCCGTTCTCCCGTATGGCTTACCAGACCTCCCATTTGCCCTCGCTGGAGTTGCTCATCTTCCGATGCCTCTTCCACCTCCCCATTGCCTTGTTACTTAAGTTTCGTGGCGACCCGCTGCTGGGACCTCGGGATGTTCGGGTTCGGGCCTTCCTTCACGCCATGCTCAACGTCCTCAGCATTGGATGTGCCTACAGTGCGGTCCAGGTGGTGCCCGCAGGTAACGCGGTCACTGTTCGCAAAGGTTCTTCCACCGTGTGCTCGGCCCTCCTGGCACTCTGCCTGGAGAGCCAGGGTCTCAGTGGCTACGCCTGGTGCGGCCTGTTTGGCAGCACCCTCGGACTGATCATCATTGTGGGACCCGGACTAGGGACATTGCAAGAGGGGACTACAGGCCTCTACACAGCCCTGGGCTACGTACTGGCTTTCCTGGGAGGTCTGGCACTGTCACTGGGGCTACAGGTTTATCGCTCTCTACACTTCCCCTCCTGCTTACCAACAGTGGCCTTCCTCTTCGGCCTGGTGGGGCTGACGGTCTCTCTACCAGGCCTCTTTGTGCTGCAGACACCTGTGCTACCCCAAGACCCCCTGAGCTGGAGCTGTGTGGTGGCCGTGGGGCTCCTTGCGttggtttcttttgtgtgtgtgagctacGCGGTCACCAAGGCCCACCCTGCCCTGGTATGCGCTGTCCTGCACTCCGAGGTGGTGGTGGCGCTGATGCTGCAGTATTATGTGCTCTATGAGGCTGTGGCACCTTCTGACATCATGGGGGCGGGGGTTGTGCTGGGCAGCATCGCCGTCATCACCGCCCAGAACCTCAGCTGTGAGAAGGAAGGGCAAATGGAGGAGTGA